In Gemmatimonadota bacterium, one genomic interval encodes:
- a CDS encoding GNAT family N-acetyltransferase, which produces MDTQQISIKPFESEDQEAVQSLILTGLAEHWGEIDPTLNPDLNDIGAYYKDATFLVAWFDGRIVGSGALNPKSDQVAEIVRMSVSPEFRRRGIGRQILERLCQEAKALGFQSIVLETTSTWSEVIAFYKRFGFRITHRQDGHFGGEVHFALDLTSV; this is translated from the coding sequence ATGGACACACAGCAAATCTCGATAAAGCCATTTGAGAGTGAGGATCAAGAAGCTGTCCAGAGCCTGATTTTAACTGGACTTGCCGAACACTGGGGAGAAATTGATCCAACCTTAAATCCAGATTTGAACGACATCGGTGCCTACTACAAGGATGCTACATTTCTGGTCGCCTGGTTTGATGGCAGGATTGTTGGCTCGGGCGCGCTGAATCCGAAGTCAGACCAGGTAGCAGAGATAGTCCGGATGTCCGTATCACCGGAGTTTCGGAGACGAGGAATTGGCAGGCAAATACTGGAACGGCTCTGCCAGGAGGCTAAAGCGTTGGGATTTCAAAGCATTGTCCTGGAAACGACATCTACCTGGTCTGAGGTTATCGCGTTCTACAAACGGTTCGGTTTTCGTATCACTCATCGTCAAGATGGTCACTTTGGCGGCGAGGTTCACTTTGCCCTTGACCTGACCTCAGTCTAA
- a CDS encoding tyrosine-protein phosphatase, producing MLGVKNFRDVGNSLNQILGSEIFKSSVLYRSGALDEITPQDNLLQLKTIVNLRREKDPDFRNIKLLQVAPLDTMNNYIFESGIFKEWIQRLYNTLADETIWPSLLHCTSGKDRTGVGIALLLKNIGVSDDAIVKEYMLGDYGNRYPESMTHLLSEMPKFEYLKMKKSQIHTLKRVLIQE from the coding sequence ATGCTCGGAGTGAAAAACTTTCGCGATGTTGGAAACAGCTTGAATCAAATTCTTGGGTCTGAGATCTTCAAGTCAAGTGTCCTCTATCGAAGTGGTGCTCTGGATGAAATCACGCCCCAGGATAACCTGCTCCAATTAAAGACAATCGTCAACTTGAGGCGCGAGAAAGATCCTGATTTCAGAAACATTAAACTTCTACAAGTTGCGCCGCTTGACACAATGAACAACTACATTTTTGAGTCCGGAATTTTTAAGGAATGGATACAGAGGCTATATAACACTTTAGCAGACGAAACCATTTGGCCATCGCTCCTGCACTGTACAAGCGGAAAAGATCGCACAGGAGTAGGCATTGCCCTCTTGTTGAAAAACATTGGCGTATCTGACGATGCGATAGTGAAGGAGTATATGCTTGGAGATTATGGTAATCGCTATCCTGAAAGTATGACACACCTCTTGAGTGAGATGCCAAAATTCGAATACTTAAAAATGAAGAAATCTCAAATTCACACACTGAAGAGAGTGTTAATTCAGGAATAG